The Erinaceus europaeus chromosome 16, mEriEur2.1, whole genome shotgun sequence genome includes a window with the following:
- the LOC103126550 gene encoding chymase-like isoform X2, translating into MLMVQKQFRHPKYDEMTLLHDIMLLKLEEKANLTLAVGTVPLAAEFDFIPPGRMCRVAGWGRTDVKGKGSDTLQEVKQKLMDPQDCKHHSDFDHNLQLCVGNSKKRNSAFKGDSGGPLLCAGVAHGIVSYGRMDAKPPAVFTRISHYRPWINMILKEN; encoded by the exons ATGCTGATGGTCCAAAAACAATTCCGTCATCCAAAATACGATGAGATGACTCTTCTCCATGACATCATGTTACTAAAG CTGGAGGAGAAAGCCAACCTGACCTTGGCCGTGGGCACAGTCCCCCTGGCAGCTGAATTTGACTTCATTCCCCCTGGAAGAATGTGCCGGGTGGCCGGCTGGGGGAGAACGGATGTGAAGGGGAAGGGGTCTGACACtctgcaggaggtgaagcagaaacTTATGGACCCCCAAGACTGCAAGCACCACTCAGATTTTGACCACAATCTCCAGCTGTGTGTGGGAAACTCCAAGAAAAGAAACTCTGCATTTAAG GGAGACTCCGGGGGCcctctcctgtgtgctggggtggcCCATGGCATTGTGTCCTATGGAAGGATGGATGCCAAACCCCCTGCTGTCTTCACCCGCATCTCCCATTACCGGCCCTGGATCAATATGATCCTGAAAGAGAATTAA
- the LOC103126550 gene encoding chymase-like isoform X1: protein MLLLPLALLCFSLCSGAKAGEIIGGTECRPHSRPYMAFLTILTEQGHTAACGGFLVRRDFVLTAAHCAGRLINVALGVHNIDEREDTWQMLMVQKQFRHPKYDEMTLLHDIMLLKLEEKANLTLAVGTVPLAAEFDFIPPGRMCRVAGWGRTDVKGKGSDTLQEVKQKLMDPQDCKHHSDFDHNLQLCVGNSKKRNSAFKGDSGGPLLCAGVAHGIVSYGRMDAKPPAVFTRISHYRPWINMILKEN, encoded by the exons ATGCTTCTTCTTCCTCTCGCCCTGCTGTGCTTTTCCCTGTGCTCTGGAGCCAAGGCTG GGGAGATCATCGGGGGCACAGAGTGCAGGCCACACTCCCGCCCCTACATGGCCTTCCTGACGATTCTCACTGAGCAAGGCCACACAGCAGCTTGCGGGGGGTTCCTGGTCAGACGGGACTTTGTGCTGACGGCAGCTCACTGTGCAGGGAG GCTTATAAATGTCGCCCTGGGAGTCCACAACATAGACGAGCGTGAAGACACTTGGCAGATGCTGATGGTCCAAAAACAATTCCGTCATCCAAAATACGATGAGATGACTCTTCTCCATGACATCATGTTACTAAAG CTGGAGGAGAAAGCCAACCTGACCTTGGCCGTGGGCACAGTCCCCCTGGCAGCTGAATTTGACTTCATTCCCCCTGGAAGAATGTGCCGGGTGGCCGGCTGGGGGAGAACGGATGTGAAGGGGAAGGGGTCTGACACtctgcaggaggtgaagcagaaacTTATGGACCCCCAAGACTGCAAGCACCACTCAGATTTTGACCACAATCTCCAGCTGTGTGTGGGAAACTCCAAGAAAAGAAACTCTGCATTTAAG GGAGACTCCGGGGGCcctctcctgtgtgctggggtggcCCATGGCATTGTGTCCTATGGAAGGATGGATGCCAAACCCCCTGCTGTCTTCACCCGCATCTCCCATTACCGGCCCTGGATCAATATGATCCTGAAAGAGAATTAA
- the LOC103126542 gene encoding mast cell protease 4-like — translation MGSVSRKMQVLLLLWLFLFPPEARAGEIINGVESKPHSRPYMAHLEITTEEGYVGSCGGFLVSPKYVMTAAHCSGRQITVTLGVHDITQEESTWQKLEVAEQIVHPRYNPFTNLNDIMLLKLQRKAEMTRAVGTVPLPTRSTFVPPGRMCWVAGWGQTGVTKPVSDALREVKLRLMEAKACKRYLFYNHNLQICVGSPRIRRSAYKGDSGGPLLCAGVAQGIVSYGRGDAKPPAVFTRISPYVSWIHKVLKR, via the exons ATGGGCAGTGTCTCCAGGAAAATGCAGGTCCTGCTCCTTTTgtggctctttctcttcccccctgaaGCCAGAGCTG GGGAAATTATCAACGGTGTTGAGTCTAAGCCACACTCCCGCCCCTACATGGCCCATCTGGAGATCACCACAGAAGAGGGCTATGTTGGCAGCTGTGGGGGGTTTCTTGTAAGTCCAAAATATGTGATGACAGCTGCTCACTGTTCAGGAAG GCAAATCACTGTCACTCTTGGAGTTCATGATATAACACAGGAAGAATCCACATGGCAGAAGCTGGAAGTCGCTGAACAGATTGTTCACCCAAGATACAACCCTTTCACCAACCTCAATGACATCATGTTACTAAAG CTACAAAGGAAAGCCGAGATGACCCGTGCCGTGGGGACAGTGCCCCTGCCCACCCGATCAACCTTTGTCCCCCCTGGAAGAATGTGCTGGGTGGCTGGCTGGGGGCAAACAGGAGTGACAAAGCCAGTGTCAGACGCTCTGAGGGAGGTGAAGCTCAGACTCATGGAGGCCAAGGCCTGCAAACGCTATCTTTTTTACAATCACAACCTCCAAATCTGTGTGGGCAGCCCCCGGATAAGAAGATCAGCATATAAG GGTGACTCTGGGGGTCCCCTCCTGTGTGCTGGAGTGGCCCAAGGCATTGTGTCTTATGGCCGAGGGGATGCAAAGCCCCCTGCTGTCTTCACTCGAATCTCTCCCTATGTGTCCTGGATCCACAAAGTCCTGAAGCGCTAG